A portion of the Apis mellifera strain DH4 linkage group LG6, Amel_HAv3.1, whole genome shotgun sequence genome contains these proteins:
- the Eif4g gene encoding eukaryotic translation initiation factor 4 gamma isoform X4, with protein MSMPTKGKHHHLPQHHQHHSQPHHNPPQHQPQLIVNVNQPSVHSSQTYNTVVTTNTPRFVPNAGSDFHVSGQNYGTQPGGQVGGGGGSVGVPGGRGPPPLGGLQSIGQSAAGIPPGGPAGGQAPPQTPAPGVQSQPPQGPAPTTTPPVHTPSPQEMGKQAHLQPQPQPLSQVYGPTQTRPTSQGYYQGPRPQQPRGISHRGGQGGTGAQVVGMSGVGGGGGQPTAIYHPGGLPVQTGAIYPVPNLHPGPHQQSLYAMNNQMPLQVVFGGPPQRHQTHQNQSYFPPFQHSAILTQNMFGYGAPAPTPQPYYWPTGQPPNTPLISRAGASAVTGGAQHVAGPLAGAQGAPVVPQGTLQQPTQQAQPLPPMGISLSQTDVYSGHNGGAANATNSTTKSRKPRGQNAITDIVDPSTGKNISHEIYKDNETIQSGESSNRETPQPQNNDAEVQADFAARVAKTLAKVVTEESSSDSAVPTCVPNTSTTQNITQSLTNSQTNSTNDVNSQCNTSSTTQNIPNVATICSQSLGTTSNVSQIDSCIMKMESKQLQIPVKEFQPRSESKSVVIEEPPLTISRNVNKDDISAQLPVTEVEVKNTSATPIITQTSIPIVTIPSTNVPEVPKPSTTAPSVNPVPARDPFPNLSNKNSSSSPPRRKSQTHTHNQPVATAAVSTGATELPSSAKEQKEKKAREKSLSSRGTTPTPTHNQTDHHLKANGDATGDKPESEPVRSEVQQQKSSDGKAMQKQKNKNKLKPRELNRKGAEKEGTDMDAFVNTVPPVQSEMKRDPLTPKDSNKETNREITKDNKEKDNYEPKKEKEVISVNTKTEKQAASVTSEISKESVLIQAPVIEKLPSNKETIKESSPKIEDNNKTNVCNMQTKSVPNDVVDHVKVKEESDVEAIVAQKNEENSKVSAIRTSNEDKSQVSSVIEKSAENESLVQTEITPITNQIQLKYKYKEDQWSPINKNGKKVYDREFLMKLQDDPNSKIKPSNLPDLDVVLKDSSKARTTLDLRPFKDTNMNRHDVLFPGFIKSTLNTRVPPPNRKSHPGKSSKPTKPNVIHVSLSLREDVKLRETENAWRPTRLKTLNLSEEEAKTEALFKRVRSVLNKLTPQKFNTLVDQVRALTVDTPERLQGVINLVFEKAVDEPSFSVAYALMCKELAVMEVSGSDKNSDKQECSYTFKKLIINRCQKEFERNPVNEVARASKLKEIEECTDPEKKKDLQLALEEEERRTRIKSVGNIRFIGELYKQGMLTTKIMHRCIKELLIQSDEDSLECLCKLLTTVGKDLESKVSPEVSSFYFIINNKYLIPPFPKYLLLFLFYQEMQDYFNKMQDIVARRGHGKISSRIRFMLQDVIDLRANNWIPRRDDSNPKTIDQILKEADSERLDSQLSNTPLNTPRKDERTSDRKRNRGVGPTDDGGWSQPVVRTRPQYSVETAKLKNKPPPMDDLQLGSRNVYMWKTPSSCGSKAINSNKFACLENVSTLDQDKRITSPQLSGSRSTGPREYGRDYKPSYDGRSSRNGSHQLNSSSSSRESSLLDNSQSQNVSMPPPSLKSSQSTSSSHKPSMTHEEFLKTLNKIMKDYLKNPILEKVSLAIQQNFDNELSKFTSELINFVLEKSPLDREIISVLLSHLITQKILPISHLRNGFIEILDVVDDLVLDIPKVWSYIPEILSHPIEEEILSLNELKPIFDSLRGRGYVGIFLGELLSKLSRDKGSKWVADKWDQSGLQLNNIIDTELEKVDKIIKDYNLEFCTGDYNSAKSSTSNQLTLQQIHDELRKLMKESNFDVICGWIIENVGNRIKEPEFIRVLTTAILETSMEPVNTNTNRWSLKTDVFINLQQLIRRFVDTNESLELQCLYAIQLHLHNLQYPHGILFNIMTSLSDYNIISSEAFLTWKKSPEPAQREWHGVATMALTSFFTGLQEADDASSVEDVSTSVSQDRC; from the exons GATCAGATTTTCATGTGTCTGGACAAAATTACGGCACCCAACCAGGGGGCCAGGTGGGCGGGGGAGGGGGTAGTGTAGGAGTACCTGGGGGCAGAGGACCTCCACCACTCGGCGGCTTACAATCTATTGGACAGTCAGCAGCAGGAATTCCACCAGGAGGTCCTGCTGGAGGACAAGCACCACCACAAACCCCGGCTCCCGGGGTACAGTCACAACCGCCGCAAGGTCCGGCTCCCACCACTACTCCCCCGGTACACACACCGTCACCTCAGGAAATGGGAAAACAGGCCCATTTACAACCTCAACCACAACCTCTTTCACAAGTATATGGGCCAACGCAAACAAGGCCGACGTCACaa GGTTACTATCAAGGACCTAGACCACAACAACCTCGAGGCATTAGTCACAGAGGGGGACAAGGAGGTACAGGTGCACAAGTTGTAGGAATGTCAGGAGTTGGTGGAGGTGGAGGCCAACCAACTGCGATTTATCACCCAGGTGGTTTGCCAGTTCAAACTGGAGCAATATATCCAGTTCCTAATCTTCATCCTGGCCCACATCAACAATCTTTATACGCAATGAACAATCAAATGCCCCTTCAGGTAGTA ttcgGTGGTCCTCCTCAAAGGCATCAAACGCATCAAAATCAGTCTTATTTCCCACCTTTTCAACATTCGGCTATTCTAACGCAAAATATGTTTGGATATGGTGCACCTGCACCAACTCCTCAACCTt atTATTGGCCTACTGGTCAACCACCGAATACACCACTAATAAGTAGGGCAGGTGCAAGCGCTGTTACTGGTGGGGCACAACATGTTGCAGGCCCGCTGGCCGGTGCCCAAGGAGCCCCAGTAGTACCACAAGGTACACTTCAACAGCCTACACAACAAGCGCAACCTTTACCTCCAATGGGTATATCTCTTTCTCAGACTG atgTATATTCGGGTCATAATGGTGGTGCAGCGAATGCGACAAATAGTACGACAAAATCTCGGAAACCAAGAGGACAAAATGCTATTACAGATATTGTTGATCCATCAACTGGTAAAAATATAAGCCATGAGATTTACAAAGATAATGAAACTATTCAAAGTGGTGAATCTAGCAATCGTGAAACACCTCAGCCACAA AATAATGACGCTGAGGTGCAAGCCGACTTTGCAGCCCGGGTTGCAAAAACACTTGCGAAAGTCGTGACCGAAGAGTCTAGTTCTGACTCGGCGGTACCGACTTGTGTACCAAACACATCTACAACTCAAAATATAACACAAAGTTTAACTAATTCTCAAACAAATTCTACTAATGATGTGAATAGTCAGTGTAACACAAGTTCAACAACGCAGAATATACCTAACGTAGCCACGATATGTAGTCAGTCGTTAGGTACCACTAGTAACGTATCTCAAATAGATTCCTGTATAATGAAAATGGAGTCTAAACAATTACAAATTCCTGTGAAGGAATTTCAACCTCGAAGTGAATCGAAAAGTGTGGTCATTGAAGAACCACCACTAACCATATCGCGTAACGTAAACAAGGATGATATTTCTGCGCAGTTACCCGTAACTGAAGTTGAAGTCAAGAACACGAGTGCCACACCTATTATAACACAGACGTCAATTCCCATTGTGACTATACCAAGTACGAATGTTCCGGAGGTCCCAAAACCGTCCACCACTGCCCCAAGTGTTAATCCTGTTCCTGCCAGAGATCCTTTTCCTAAtttatccaataaaaattcatcgagtTCACCACCTAGAAGAAAGTCCCAGACTCACACTCACAATCAACCTGTTGCTACTGCTGCTGTTTCTACCGGTGCAACTGAGTTGCCGTCGAGTGCcaaagaacaaaaagaaaaaaaagcgagGGAAAAGAGTCTTAGTTCTAGAGGCACTACTCCTACACCTACTCACAATCAAACTGACCATCATTTGAAAGCCAATGGAGATGCGACTGGCGATAAACCGGAATCTGAACCTGTTCGAAGTGAAGTACAACAGCAAAAATCATCTGATg GTAAAGCCATGcagaaacagaaaaataaaaataagcttAAGCCCCGAGAACTTAATCGAAAAGGAGCAGAAAAAGAAGGTACAGATATGGATGCTTTCGTAAACACTGTACCTCCGGTGCAATCTGAAATGAAACGAGATCCTTTAACACCAAAGGATAgcaataaagaaacaaatcgCGAGATTACGAAAGATAATAAGGAAAAGGATAATTATGAgccgaaaaaagagaaggaggttATTTCCGTTAATACAAAGACGGAGAAACAAGCTGCTTCCGTCACATCAGAAATCTCGAAGGAAAGTGTTCTCATACAAGCACCTGTTATAGAAAAACTGCCAAGTAACAAAGAAACTATAAAGGAATCTTCTCCTAAAATagaggataataataaaacgaatgtGTGTAATATGCAAACAAAATCAGTTCCTAATGATGTTGTTGATCATGTGAAAGTTAAAGAAGAATCTGATGTGGAAGCAATAGTAGcacaaaaaaatgaagagaatTCAAAAGTTTCCGCAATTCGAACATCTAATGAAGACAAGTCGCAAGTATCTTCTGTTATTGAGAAGTCAGCTGAAAATGAATCTTTAGTTCAAACTGAGATCACACCAATTACAAATcagatacaattaaaatataagtataaggAAGATCAATGGAGCCCTATCaataaaaatggtaaaaaggTTTACGATCGTGagtttttaatgaaacttcAGGATGATCCCAACAGTAAAATTAAACCATCTAATTTACCAGATTTAGATGTTGTTTTGAAAGATAGTTCAAAG gcAAGAACGACTCTTGATCTTAGGCCATTTAAAGATACAAATATGAATAGACATGATGTTTTATTTCCtggatttataaaatcaacttTAAATACACGAGTG cCACCTCCTAATCGTAAAAGTCATCCAGGAAAATCATCAAAACCAACAAAACCAAATGTTATTCATGTTTCATTATCTCTTAGAGAAGATGTAAAATTAAGAGAAACTGAAAATGCGTGGAGACCGACaagattaaaaacattaaatcttAGTGAAGAAGAAGCAAAAACAGAAGCTCTTTTCAAAAGAGTTAGAAgtgtattaaataaacttacacctcaaaaatttaatactttagtTGATCAAGTACGCGCGTTAACTGTGGATACTCCAGAACGACTACAAGGTGTAATTAATTTAGTCTTCGAaaag gcTGTTGATGAACCAAGTTTTTCTGTAGCATATGCACTTATGTGTAAAGAACTTGCTGTTATGGAAGTTTCAGGCTCAGATAAAAATTCAGATAAACAAGAGTGTTcgtatacttttaaaaaactcATTATTAATCGTTGTCAAAaggaatttgaaagaaatccAGTAAATGAAGTTGCAAGAGCTAGTAAGCTTAAAGAAATAGAGGAATGTACCGATCCT gaaaagaaaaaggatttgCAATTAGCacttgaagaagaagaacgaagaACACGCATAAAATCAGTAGGAAATATtcg ATTTATTGGAGAATTGTATAAGCAAGGAATGTTAACAACTAAAATCATGCATCGTTGTATAAAAGAGTTATTAATTCAGAGCGATGAAGATAGTCTGGAATGTTTGTGCAAATTATTAACAACAGTTGGAAAAGACTTAGAATCAAAAGTATCTCCAGAGGTaagttcattttattttataattaataacaaatatttaatccctcccttccccaaatatttattactttttttattttatcaggaaatgcaagattattttaataaaatgcaaGATATTGTTGCACGACGGGGACATGGGAAAATTAGCTCTCGAATTCGTTTCATGCTGCAAGATGTCATAGATTTAAGAGCAAATAACTGGATTCCAAGGAGAGATGATAGTAATCCTAAAACAAtagatcaaattttaaaagaagctGATTCTGAAAGATTAGATAGCCAATTAAGTAATACTCCTTTGAATACACCTCGGAAGGATGAACGTACTAgtgatagaaaaagaaatc gtGGTGTTGGTCCAACTGATGATGGTGGTTGGAGTCAACCTGTTGTAAGAACAAGACCACAATATTCTGTTGAAACAgctaaacttaaaaataaacct cCTCCAATGGATGATTTACAATTAGGTAGCAGAAATGTGTATATGTGGAAAACACCTTCGAGTTGCGGCTCAAAagcaataaattcaaataaatttgcatGTTTAGAAAATGTATCAACTTTAGATCAAGATAAACGAATAACATCTCCACAACTCTCTGG aTCAAGGTCTACTGGACCAAGAGAGTATGGTCGTGACTACAAACCTTCCTATG atgGTAGGAGTTCACGAAATGGTAGTCATCAACTAAACAGTTCGTCGTCAAGTAGAGAAAGCTCATTATTAGATAATTCACAAAGTCAAAATGTTTCTATGCCACCACCCTCATTGAAGTCCTCACAATCTACCTCTAGCAGTCATAAACCTTCGATGACAcatgaagaatttttgaaaacattaaataagataatgaaagattatctaaaaaatccTATTCTCGAA aaaGTTTCATTGGCTATTCAACAAAATTTCGACAAcgaattatcaaaattcacATCTGAATTGATTAACTTTGTACTTGAAAAATCACCCCTTGATAGAGAAATCATATCGGTTCTTCTATCTCATTTGATTACTCAAAAGATTTTACCTATATCACATCTAAGGAATGG attcattgaaatattggaTGTAGTTGATGATCTTGTGCTTGACATACCTAAAGTTTGGTCATATATACCGGAGATACtat caCATCCAATAGAAGAGGAAATACTCTCTCTAAATGAATTGAAACCTATATTTGATAGTTTAAGGGGTAGGGGATATGTAGGAATATTCCTTggagaattattatcaaaactaTCCCGGGATAAAGGATCTAAATGGGTTGCAGATAAGTGGGACCAAAGTGGACttcaattgaataatataattgatacagAACTTGAAaaagttgataaaattattaaagattat AATTTGGAGTTCTGCACTGGTGATTATAATAGTGCCAAAAGCTCAACTAGTAATCAGCTCACATTACAACAAATTCATGATGAACTTAGAAAACTCATGAAAGAAAGTAATTTCGATGTAATTTGTGGTTGGATAATT GAAAATGTAGGTAATCGAATTAAAGAACCTGAATTTATTCGAGTATTAACGACTGCCATTTTAGAGACGTCCATGG aacCAGTAAACACTAACACAAACAGGTGGTCTTTAAAAACCGatgttttcattaatttacaaCAATTAATTCGTCGGTTTGTCGATACAAATGAATCTTTAGAATTACAGTGTCTTTATGCAATTCAACttcatttgcataatttacaatatccaCATG GGATtctctttaatattatgacaAGTTTATCagactataatataatttcaagtgAGGCATTCTTGACATGGAAAAAAAGCCCTGAGCCAGCTCAACGCGAGTGGCATGGAGTTGCGACGATGGCGTTGACATCATTTTTCACAGGTTTACAAGAAGCTGATGATGCTTCTAGTGTAGAAGACGTATCAACTAGCGTGAGCCAAGACCGTTGTTGA